Proteins from a genomic interval of Arachis hypogaea cultivar Tifrunner chromosome 10, arahy.Tifrunner.gnm2.J5K5, whole genome shotgun sequence:
- the LOC140175596 gene encoding uncharacterized protein, translated as MVLKIGPDRTKTRKKGTQRRSPNQFSFPSPDSRNHHHSHPSSKNHHRHQLPSPPTAISEAHRHRYRHRIPQPAIHSSDDIDHRNHHRVLLLAEPTSSVVIAECRRARLLAAVVCMRVLVFWTQRKRRPKGCVCVRREECGECWETAHAIFYGGSDAYGTMR; from the exons atggttctgaaaatcggaccggaccggaCG aaaacgcgTAAAAAAGGAACACAACGTCGAAGCCCTAATCAGTTTTCCTTCCCCTCTCCAGATTCCAGAAATCACCACCATTCACACCCAAGCTCCAAAAATCACCATCGCCACCAATTACCATCGCCACCCACAGCCATCAGTGAAGCCCACCGCCATCGCTATCGCCACCGCATCCCGCAGCCAGCCATCCACAGCAGTGACGACATTGACCACCGCAACCACCACCGCGTCCTGCTTCTCGCCGAGCCCACCTCCTCTGTCGTCATTGCCGAGTGTCGCCGAGCTCGCCTACTCGCCGCCG TGGTCTGTATGCGAGTTTTGGTGTTTTGGACACAGAGAAAGAGAAGGCCAAAGGGTTGTGTTTGTGTGAGGAGGGAAGAGTGTGGAGAGTGTTGGGAGACTGCTCACGCCATATTCTACGGTGGCAGCGATGCCTACGGAACAATGA GGTAG
- the LOC112715303 gene encoding uncharacterized protein — MFSSLSKTILHRHCLLLFPLPRHRSIHHTSQLQWKLREEYNLPYPELLDRISHLLLLGRPHALSRLSFQFSDHLTDALLRRLRLHPSACLEFFQIAANQQTYGPHFKSYCLIAHILARARMYPETRSFLHKLVSLYCKNNYWTFAVWDEIVAVYREFRFSPVVFDMILKVFTEKGMTKAALHVFDEMGRLGRTPSLRSCNFLLAKLVSSNEGSIALMVFEQIERMGIVPDVYMCSIVVNAHCCEGKLDRAVEFLEKMERMGFETNVVTYNALVNGYVNVGDVEGAERVIGLMLEKGILRNVVSCTLLMKAYCKKFRVEEAERVLRDVEEDEMLVVDERVYGVLVDGYCQVGKMDDAVRIRDEMLRAGLKMNIFVCNSLINGYCKHSQVCKAEEVFRNMSCWNLRPDSYSYNTLLDGYCREGEISKAFMLCEEMLREGISASVVTYNTVLKGLVRVGLYDDALCLWNSMIQRGVAPNEVSYCTLLDCFFKMRDLERSMRLWKEILGRGFTKSTVAFNTMINGLCKMGEMVEAVAIFIRMEELGCLPDEITYRTLSDGYCKSGNILEAFRIKAVMERQAISPSIEMYNSLIDGLFKSKKSNDVANLLVEMQTIGLSPNAVTYGTLISGWCDEGKLDKAFNLYSEMIEMGFTPNLVICSKIVSSLYKFDRINEATVILDKMVDFDLLTIHKCSDKFVENDIISQEARKIVDSLDKSDMCNSLPNNIMYNIAIAGLCKSGKVEEARSFLSIWSSRGFLPDNFTYCTLIHAYSMAGNVDDAFNLRDEMLGRGIIPNITTYNALINGLCKLGNMGRAHRLFAKLHRKGLVPNAVTYNILIGGYCRIGDLNEASKLREKMAEEGIS, encoded by the coding sequence ATGTTTTCTTCCCTCTCTAAAACCATTCTCCATAGACATTGTCTTCTTCTGTTTCCACTTCCTCGCCACAGATCCATTCACCACACTTCCCAACTTCAATGGAAGCTTCGAGAAGAATACAATCTCCCCTACCCAGAGCTCCTTGACCGCATTTCCCACCTCCTCCTCCTTGGCCGCCCCCACGCCCTCTCCCGCCTCTCATTCCAATTCTCTGACCACCTCACTGATGCCCTCCTCCGCCGCCTACGCCTCCACCCCTCTGCCTGCCTCGAATTCTTCCAAATCGCCGCCAACCAACAGACGTATGGCCCTCACTTCAAGTCCTACTGTCTCATTGCCCATATTCTTGCCCGAGCCAGAATGTACCCCGAAACGCGGTCATTTCTGCACAAGCTTGTATCTCTATATTGCAAGAACAATTACTGGACGTTCGCAGTTTGGGATGAGATAGTTGCCGTTTACCGGGAATTTAGGTTTTCGCCTGTGGTTTTTGACATGATTCTTAAGGTTTTTACGGAGAAAGGGATGACTAAGGCTGCactccatgtgtttgatgaaatgggAAGGTTGGGTAGGACCCCAAGTTTGAGGTCCTGCAATTTCTTGCTGGCCAAGTTGGTTAGTTCCAATGAAGGAAGCATTGCTTTGATGGTTTTCGAGCAGATTGAGAGGATGGGGATTGTGCCGGACGTGTACATGTGTAGTATTGTTGTGAATGCGCATTGTTGCGAGGGAAAGCTTGATCGGGCTGTAGAGTTTCTGGAGAAGATGGAAAGGATGGGATTTGAGACTAATGTTGTGACCTACAATGCTTTGGTTAATGGGTATGTTAATGTGGGGGATGTAGAAGGTGCTGAAAGGGTGATTGGTTTGATGTTGGAAAAAGGGATTTTGAGGAATGTGGTTTCTTGTACATTGTTGATGAAAGCTTATTGTAAGAAATTTAGGGTGGAAGAAGCAGAAAGGGTGCTTCGTGATGTGGAGGAGGATGAGATGCTGGTTGTGGACGAACGTGTTTACGGTGTTCTTGTGGATGGGTATTGTCAGGTGGGAAAAATGGATGATGCTGTTAGGATTCGAGATGAGATGTTGAGGGCTGGATTGAAAATGAATATTTTTGTCTGTAATTCTTTGATTAATGGGTATTGTAAGCACAGTCAGGTTTGCAAAGCTGAGGAAGTGTTTAGGAATATGTCATGTTGGAATTTGAGGCCAGATTCTTATAGCTATAATACATTGTTAGATGGATACTGCAGAGAAGGGGAAATAAGTAAAGCATTTATGCTCTGTGAAGAGATGTTGCGTGAAGGTATTAGTGCATCGGTTGTGACCTACAATACTGTTCTGAAGGGATTGGTTCGTGTGGGTTTATATGACGATGCTTTGTGCCTTTGGAATTCAATGATACAAAGAGGTGTGGCTCCCAATGAGGTCAGCTACTGTACACTTCTTGATTGCTTTTTCAAAATGAGAGACTTGGAGAGGTCTATGAGGCTGTGGAAAGAAATTTTAGGCAGGGGATTCACTAAAAGCACAGTTGCGTTCAATACGATGATTAATGGATTATGTAAGATGGGGGAAATGGTTGAAGCAGTGGCTATTTTCATTAGGATGGAGGAACTTGGATGTTTACCAGATGAAATAACATATAGGACCCTGAGTGATGGCTATTGTAAAAGTGGTAATATTCTTGAAGCATTTAGAATTAAAGCTGTAATGGAAAGACAAGCAATTTCTCCATCCATCGAAATGTACAATTCCCTTATTGATGGACTTTTTAAGTCTAAGAAGTCTAACGATGTCGCTAATCTCCTTGTTGAGATGCAAACAATTGGATTATCACCAAATGCTGTTACCTATGGAACCCTAATTTCTGGATGGTGTGACGAGGGGAAGCTAGATAAAGCTTTTAATTTATATTCTGAGATGATTGAAATGGGTTTCACACCTAATTTGGTGATCTGTAGCAAAATTGTTAGCAGCCTTTATAAGTTTGACAGAATCAACGAAGCAACTGTGATTCTGGACAAAATGGTGGATTTTGATCTTCTTACAATTCATAAGTGTTCTGATAAGTTTGTTGAAAATGACATCATAAGTCAAGAAGCTCGGAAAATTGTCGATTCCCTTGATAAAAGTGATATGTGTAATTCTCTTCCAAATAACATTATGTATAACATAGCTATTGCAGGGCTTTGTAAATCTGGGAAGGTTGAGGAAGCAAGAAGTTTTTTGTCAATATGGTCATCTAGAGGCTTTCTTCCTGATAATTTCACATACTGCACCTTAATTCATGCTTATTCCATGGCTGGCAATGTGGATGATGCTTTCAACTTAAGGGATGAGATGCTGGGAAGAGGGATTATTCCAAATATCACTACATACAATGCACTAATAAATGGTTTGTGCAAATTAGGAAATATGGGTCGAGCACATAGACTTTTTGCTAAACTTCATCGCAAGGGCTTAGTTCCTAATGCTGTTACCTATAATATACTAATCGGTGGTTACTGTAGAATTGGTGATCTTAATGAAGCCTCTAAATTGAGAGAGAAGATGGCAGAAGAAGGGATTTCTTGA